CTTGGAATCTTGGTTTTCTGAGAATTATTGTTTGTTCTTCAGGAGCAATATCTTCAGGCTAGGGTATGTTATGCAGAAGGATTAAACTGAAAACCAAGCTTTGGGCATTAATCCAGGATTGGTTTAGTGTAGTTGGGGAAGAATATTCTGGAGAAGGCACCGTAATGATGCAGTCGTAGCTTTTTGCATTTGAATTAGATAAAGGGTGATGTTCCTCTGCGCTCTTGTTGCGTGTTACTGCTGAGACttaaagatttttatatatattttaagagcAACCGTTGGTTTACCTTGCAGTGTTCATTATGGGGGAATGGGAAGGGTGGTGCCTGAGGTGGGAACAAAGAAGCATCTACATTAACTAATGAGTGGAAGTTGATACGAAAGACCTGCAGGTAGCAGAATTAATTCCTGGTCAGTGATTCATGCCGAGGTGCTCAGGGCTGGAAGACGAGATCCTTATTCTCAGGACTGCCCCTCTGAAGGTCTTTCCCCGTGAGCTTCAATAATCCATCATCATTTTCAATTATTTCAGCATACTGTTTGCAGCGTAGAGCACCTTACTCCTCCTGGATGATGCGCTAGTAACATAGTGCAGTAGTAGAGCAGTAAAAATACGGTTTGTGAGAAAGGATTTTGTGTAGCAGAGCAAAGAGATCATGGGATAAAAGCGCAATAGCTGAATCCTACCGAACCCACCAAAACAGTAGACATTCCCACTGTTCATAAAATGTCAAAGTGCTGTAATTAGTTGCACATCCAATACTGTAGTACCATTTTTTACTTTTGTTGTTTATTTAGAAGGTCTGAAATTCTCATGTTGACTAAATAACCATTAGTCTTGTTCAATATTTTCTCTGTCATTTCACatgctttatgtttttttcccaGGCCCAGAATGTTCAGCACAGCAAGGACATGACCCTTGCCAGCAACCGCAGTCTGGCAGAGGACAATCTTCTGTACCAGCCCAAGCTGGAGTCTTTGAAATCCACTTTGACCGAAAAATACCGAGAGCTGCAAGTTCTTTTTGAAGCATAccagataaagaaaacaaaactaggtAACATTTTCTGTTGACGATGATGATTTGCTGTGTGGATTATGGTTTTTAGCTGTGTGAATCAGGCTACAAAATGAAATGTCATTCTTGTGTAGCTCTGCAATAGATCACGCATCTGATGATTTATGAGGTAGCTGCTACACCTAGTAACGGATACCATGGGTTCTTTCTATTACTGTGGTTACCCACCTGTTGTTGACCTACTGTTCTCTAGGTGATCAAACTCATTTACCATGCTAAAAAGCAAAACATTATTTGAATTTTTAGCGATTAATCATAAATCATACAGAATGTGGCATTTAGGTTGCTAATTTCATACTGAGCTTTGAAGTATTGTACATCTGATActgcagtggctgaagtgctcTGTCTTTCAATATTATAAGTATATAATTGTAAGTAGATTTCAGCTTTCAACACTGACAATATTCCTAAAAATTCCTGGGATTTTTGTGCTTGCTGAGGCTGTATAGCTTCAGTGAGAAGCCACTTAGAGCCGGCTGTCATTTACTGTTCTGTTTGTGCCTTTCCAGACAGACAATCCAGTAACGCTTCGCTGGAGACGCTGCTCGCACTGCTTCAGGCAGAGGGGGCAAAGATTGAGGAAGACACAGAGGTAATGGCATTATACATCAATTCTGCCACTTATACCCATTACCAAAGACTTCGGTGTACGTAGCTGCAGCGTCGTGTTGAACACGGGATAGATGAAAGGGCTATTTTTAAGAATGTGGTCTGGTCTCTGCTTTGGACTTTAGGGAATAGTCGTTTGGTTTCAGTGAGAATTTTTTATCTTTGTGATTCTTTTAATGTCTTCAGTGTTTAGGAGAGAAAATGCtcctttcagaaataaaaaccaaaccctcTTATTTCCTTGGCATTGCCGTCAAACTCATAGCGTAtaaatgcagaattttttttttaatggtggttGCCTGGTGTTTGTATTAATCCATTACAAATGTCAATTAGTAACCTGATGAAAAACTGTGCCTGCCCTGTTTTTACTCCAGCATTCCCAGTGAAATATTCATTATGATTTGCACACATCTGTCCAGATGCCAGTGGTCACCACTTGCTGTGACACAAGTACTCGGAGGGTGGTCTGTTGTCAGAATAATGTGCCTGTAGGACATTGTCTGTAACCACATAACCTCTTAGCATTGGGGAAAAATATGCTTATTGGCCCTGAGTTATGATCACAAAAAAGACATTCCCAGGACAAGTTGAATTTTGTGATTATGTGTATGGTCACCTCTTAATTGTTAAACATCATTTATCCAAAACCACAAGTAAGCGCAAGTATTAAACCTGTCTTAGCAATAATGTGCCTCGCTGTACTGAGGCTTGCAGAGTTCTCAGTGTTTCTGTTGGCATTGCAAGCAGGACTGAGCTGTAATTCAGCTTAGCTGGCAATCTGGAAAGCTGTTAAACTTGATTCATTCCCATCTCTGATGATCAGAGGAATATTCAGAGCTAGATTCAaatgctcctgctgctgttgcTTCAGTATAAATTCAAGCAAAAATAGTACCGAGCTCCCACTGCTTCTGAGTAATAGCTGATTCAAAATTCTGCTCAGAATTCTTCGTATGCCAGTCATCTTCCATATGCAAGCTGGAAAATCACAGGCAAAATTATGCTATTTTTAGGATATAAGCCATTTAGATTCTCTTGCAGCGTGCTGTTTTCTAAGAGATTGTTCCGTGTTTGACAGAACATGGCAGAAAAATTTCTTGATGGTGAAATACCCCTGGATTCCTTCATCGACGAGTACCAGAGCAAACGTAAACTGGCTCACCTGCGCCGCGTGAAAATCGAGAAGCTCCAGGAAATGGTGCTGAAGGGACAGAAACTTCCACAGGTGCAGCCGCAGCCTCAGCCCAGAGCCCCTGAGACAACACCAGCACCTCAAGATTCCTACACTTCGGATGCAAACACCCCTCCTTCAGTCGTGCCCCGACGGATACCGCCCCCTCCGCCTTCTTCAGTCCCAGCAGGACGCTTTCCTACTCCCTTCACCGCAGCCATGGGCTCAGGACCAGCTCTTTCTTACCCAGGTGCTCCGTATCCTCCGCTCCCGCCTCGGCCAGGAGTTCAGGCCGTGGGTGCGATGCCGCAGCCGGGATACCCATCTCAGTTTGTACCGCAGTATCCTCCAGCTCTTCCTCAGAGACCACCTCGCCTTCCTCCGCATCCTGGCTTTATCCTCCAGTGAATACTTTGGTGCGCCTAACTTATGTATTGGTgcttatatttccttttttctccccatCAGAGACTTCACGTAGGCAATGGAAAGCCTCTGTTTTTTTGCACAATGGAGTACAAAATCCGAGCTGTGGCACAGAGGTTTGCAATTGCGTTTGGTAAATGTGATTATTTTAGTTTTCAAATATCAGTGACAAGAAGGTTTTTCTAGGAAGGCGATAGGGTCTAAATTTCATAAATCCATCAAACTGGGAAGCAACATACAGTGGATTTCCTGGCATTACAAATCAGATCACACTCTGAATTCTTTAGTGACGGTAAATCAGCATCCTCTTGTGTTCCGATACGTTCCCAGCGCAGCTGGGTGTGTGTGTGGCAAACTGGGAGCTATTTGTCTCTCTAAAGAATTCTCTGTCGGTGCCAGTGTTTGAAGAGTAACAACCATATCTGAATACTGGGCAGGGTGGCCGCGGAGGCAGCAGCTTTGCAGCGTACCCAGGCTGCTGCAGTGGCACCTGCCCAGCTGCACAACCTTCTCAGAGCTCGCTGAGCTGAAACTCTTGTCAGAAAATGTGCTATGGTTTCAGTAAAAGTTACAAGAGTTTCACTTCTACATTTCAGTTGTTACCTTAGACTTTTCATAGTAAGTACGCTCTCCTCCCGCTCCTAAAGAGTTTGATATCTTGAAAATCCATGATTTCTTGGAATTAAACTAAACTGTTTGTAGAGCCAGTTTAGGGTTTTATAGAAACTTTACCAggcatttttatttccttgcctACTAAGACTCTTTCTTAcgtgtttttcttttccacaccTTGGATACAGCAGTGATTTTATTTACATGGGTGCTGAGCTTTTGGTCTCATGTGACTCCAGGAATCTAGGCAGGGTATTTTCTTAATCAAATAGTAAGTTGTCACATCATGTAATTGGCCACTTGAAGCTCCACAGTTTGTTAGTCCCTCACTTGGCAGAACTATTTTTAACTTTCCCATTTCCTTTAGTTTTGCAGTTTTTTGGCATGTGTCCCTATCTGGAATTTGCAGCAGGCAAAGCAGAAAAGCTGTTTGAACTCCATGGTGGCTGTTTGCATCTTACTTAATCCATTCTTGACTCCTTATGCCACCGAGGGGGGAGGCTTTTTAGGGAAGCTCAGATTTCACTCTCAATATGACTCTTGAAGCCTAAGATGCAGATACATGCCACTATTTTAATTTATCATTGGGAAGCGCAAATCTTAACCCTTGTTGCTTGCACAGAATGTGTCCAGAAATTCGTTAGCGATTTCTCACCAACAACTTTCAACTAATTCGTGGTGATCGACGAAACTCACGGCCCAGAATCTGCTGTAGCCCCTGCGTTATTTCCAGACATTTTCATATCATTGGCCTGGAATGCGCCACATTGTTTGGAAGTCTGTACTACCAACAGCTTCAGTCAAAATAGaatatctatttattttctttatgtaaGGCCCGTGACTGTCCCTTAACCATTTCCTCTGGAGTGTGGTGGTTGCTGGCAAATACTAATCTGAAATTAAGCTCATAACAGGAAGCTCTCTGTTATGAAAATATGGGTATTTGGCTTGTGTTGCCTTTTGAAGCCAAAGGGCAGAAGGTTGGTCAGCGTTACTGGTATCTGAACCAATTCCCCGGTGTAAGCCTGGAAAATTTCTATAGATGGGGGGTTTTGTGAAGCAACGTGCATTGGATTTGTTCGCAAAGTGTGTTTTTTCTGTAATCTAGTGATGGTACAGGCTGTGTTTTTCGTTTTAATAGTGTAATATGTTTTCTTGGTATTATTTTCTCACTGAAGCTTCATATAAGCATGGTTAATCATGACTCGTTTCAAAGTAATTTTGCTGTGCTATTAGTGCTGGTATTTGGATGGCAACTGTTGTATCTGAATGCTCAACATAAGGCTGCTGTAGAAATGATGCGTGTCCTGGAAAGAACTGAAGTGAGTGGGGGCTCCCGGGGTGGTGACCGAGTACAGGAATTCGTACTTTGGGCCTGCTACACAAAAACTCTACAACACACTCAATTTTGCTAACATTTAATACAAATAACCAGGTCTATTTTACACTTATCAAGTGCCAACTTTTTTTCCGAGGGTTGAGAATCCTCAGAAGTGACGGAGGTGATAGGTAAGTGTATTGTGAATTTGCACTGCGTTTTATGTGTCTGACTTTACTGCTCTTAGTAgtccaaaaatatttttactacttgttaaattttctgtcttttggtaACTTTTGTGATAACCTTTCAGGGATACTTGATCTAAACACAAACTCTTGTGCAAACGAAGTACAGACAAAGCTAATGCAATTCTTCTGTCGGGAAGCAAAACAATGCATTATTGCATATGCATGTGGCTGATGTGCCTTAGGATCATTCCTGGTGATTGTAATACTAGGATATTAGCATTTTTATCATTTGAATAGCCATCGTTTGACTCTAAATTAAGGGCTCTCCAAGAGCACTTTCTTttacaaaaataataagaaaaaagcacCCTCATAGGTCAGAAGAAACAAAGGCTGTATCTGCTATTTGTAAGCTTATAGTTGCCTTCACCAATGGGTTAGTTTGAACACAGATAACGTAACTAATGTGATGTTTCAGTTAAAACAACCTCTTAACTGAAATCCAGCTGCTCGTGGAAAATGTTTTGCcattaattttgtgtgtgtgtgtgtgcgcacaaaCTGTAAATATATACTTGACTGCTGGTAACGTTCGAGGGTAATGGAGAAAGACGACTGGAAAGCTGTTAAA
This DNA window, taken from Patagioenas fasciata isolate bPatFas1 chromosome 17, bPatFas1.hap1, whole genome shotgun sequence, encodes the following:
- the VPS37B gene encoding vacuolar protein sorting-associated protein 37B — encoded protein: MALDVRRLEALSLQELSALLDDEEQLQDMAREMDEAQNVQHSKDMTLASNRSLAEDNLLYQPKLESLKSTLTEKYRELQVLFEAYQIKKTKLDRQSSNASLETLLALLQAEGAKIEEDTENMAEKFLDGEIPLDSFIDEYQSKRKLAHLRRVKIEKLQEMVLKGQKLPQVQPQPQPRAPETTPAPQDSYTSDANTPPSVVPRRIPPPPPSSVPAGRFPTPFTAAMGSGPALSYPGAPYPPLPPRPGVQAVGAMPQPGYPSQFVPQYPPALPQRPPRLPPHPGFILQ